In one window of Pseudochaenichthys georgianus chromosome 5, fPseGeo1.2, whole genome shotgun sequence DNA:
- the LOC117446532 gene encoding rootletin isoform X2: MSAVENADTDSNKLESVIQRLEESVLSEEKKLTVRGPSPDGPPTCLPARVREIVTKNLNEDSGAMSSVMSLQEENRVLQGELGRLEDLLAHSRADRDELAIKYGAISERLEQALRFETGDNDHDSPDSRSLAQQNVDLRRRLDEEQAAYKRKLTAYQEGQQRQAQLVQKLQAKFLQVLQYKKRCGDLEQMVQERSSELEKHRSHSESSNGRHQDDSSSSLEDALIRLEEEQQRSSSLSAVNAMLREQLEQAGLANEALSHDIRRLTVDWTKAREELDQKESDWRREEESFHSYFSTEHSRLLTLWRQVVGFRRHVCELKSATERDLSDMRNEMSRASHSAQVSCAGLSSTLNTREGGAALNLEREKALRVQLEQQLRERVSEMMNLQTRTDTERSELNIRLSESVREVERLKGQIEERDREIVVHMRRLVEQSGNDETDMQVMRAHTAMLTDTLRDIAQTVLSDGESSSEADQDNSGAPLLALVRGFSPHRSSSPRRSSSPSRPSSLAPLSEAGLSALCSAVANKTLQLQDVRGRLLSAQSSVHQLRKQLSETDLAKKDAEQRNQALQRERDAAQRERETTQREKERLKQERDTLASEKVSLEKTVQTAQSSNQILQMECEKLQLSEASTQRERDHEREEKEAATQERERAKAETQRIQKQLDQSESRASAQRGKLSAVSESQQQVEVERQLLQQEKAQLSDALARAEGSNAELSLLINKLQSEDAALRDSLAKMGSMNEGLAQDKTDLNRYILKLEEEKALLQAQKREAEQERLTIRDELVRLEQDRMELDSARIMLHQSLQEAELSRGGMEAELQTLRTERFKLQEKVTQLCGEVTSLGSELSLARGEGERNEVALEEVGRGRAELTRDKAALVVQLTASERENTVLSEELAAFRSERESLETSLFEVQQQLLQVESRREQLETENQNLRVRCETAAADLKRVRSDGEKMSAQAEREKQALKQTLHAAQLEAQQALRKAISEHQEETERLVSEKEVVRQSLLKEQECALRRLREETEEQLHRAEREREELQGELRSLQHDRDQSLLQAESEKQQALSLKEAEKSVLSERASSLQAELSVAGLEVERMSREASLSKEQEQIRVGALTSELLEIRSQLEDAASVHERELQSLRETCADLQSRTDVAFKELDQCRASLAANQQSRDQLRRDLLDSERRFNQTQDAAEIIRRDGTEFRRSLTDVTKERDTLGQSNTHLREALRSAETERISVKRQCEEKEQRVAVLEGNLSSTQKEVTELRSCLREVERSRLEARRELQELRRQLKVLDAEKEERGREVAELQTRLSLEEQREEERGKEVFIHKQKLIEAETARDSFKKELSLTHKRLLESESGWRGCERELTAQLQEARGCEKKLQDEAKNLALRAVAAQDSAAQSSLQLSEAQGRLAGTEAELTRAEASRRDLEYRLSSLQSALTRTLGIGAGGRGGRGRSPGGSATSPGTMSRHHSISPLRSSLTPPKEFRGSTPDNTLSSVSPERGNTPLPGPQHELDPDTLRSDLRDFLLELREAQRERDDAQCQLGAVQRELEELRLERDSALGRLTHLQNTCQEHQEGKRGLDERLTTTQILLQQQEEAVRRGDRERRALSDRVKDLERALQASEQDKKHTQDQLNKQRAAEMRLEAERRRLREALEAAEARATRVELARRGLEGELQRLKLSVGDREADSQVALQHHEALLKQVAEGEARVSLLQREVERLSQALLKAQEGESLLKETTSSLKKTLQEASSSHSGTQSRLNALQKTLSATEQDKRLLQERMDEARAALSEGKRNVVILTEHVQSLQSELEQSKLRREEAEAELNNTQKALCQRSVGVAEAQRGAQSAQTERTAVEERLRGLQRAVAMLETEKKDAERQAVRLEKDKDALRSTLDKVERQKLKTEEGSMRLSAEKSRLDRSLNTTEQELQDAQQQILMLQTQLAETEQSQNLCESFARQRDEAQREAERLRTSFRDVEHTLGTRERAHRHRVKGLEEQVSTLKEQLQQEMKRRQTSLPPSLLSAGK, encoded by the exons ATGAGCGCTGTGGAAAACGCAGACACCGACTCCAACAAACTGGAGTCTGTGATACAG AGGCTGGAGGAGAGTGTGTTGTCTGAGGAGAAGAAGCTGACGGTCCGGGGCCCTTCACCAGACGGCCCCCCCACATGTCTGCCAGCAAGAGTACGAGAGATTGTCACAAAGAACCTCAACGAGGACT CCGGGGCCATGTCCTCCGTCATGTCGCTGCAGGAGGAGAACCGGGTGCTGCAGGGCGAGCTGGGCCGGCTAGAGGACCTGCTGGCTCACAGCCGAGCCGACCGGGACGAGCTCGCCATCAAGTACGGTGCAATCAGTGAGAGG CTGGAGCAGGCGCTGCGTTTCGAGACAGGAGACAACGACCACGATTCGCCGGACTCTCGCAGCTTGGCGCAGCAGAATGTGGACTTGCGGCGGCGGCTGGACGAGGAGCAGGCGGCCTACAAGCGTAAACTCACTGCATACCAGGAGGGTCAGCAGAGGCAGGCACAGCTCGTGCAGAAGTTGCAGGCCAAG TTTCTTCAGGTACTGCAGTACAAAAAGAGATGTGGGGATCTAGAGCAGATGGTGCAGGAGCGCTCATCAGAGTTGGAGAAACACAGG AGCCACAGTGAATCCTCAAATGGTCGGCATCAAGACGACTCAAGCAGCAGCCTGGAGGATGCTTTAATCCGTCTGGAGGAAGAACAGCAGAG GAGCAGCAGTTTGTCTGCGGTGAATGCCATGCTGAGAGAGCAGCTGGAGCAGGCCGGGTTGGCCAACGAGGCTCTCAGCCACGACATCCGCAGGCTTACTGTTGATTGGACGAAAGCCAGGGAGGAACTGGACCAGAAGGAGTCTGACTGGAGGAGGGAAGAAGAG TCTTTCCACAGTTATTTCAGTACTGAGCACAGTCGACTGCTGACGCTGTGGAGGCAAGTGGTCGGGTTTCGGAGGCATGTCTGTGAACTGAAGAGCGCCACAGAAAG GGACTTGTCAGACATGCGTAACGAGATGTCTCGGGCGTCCCACTCTGCTCAGGTGTCTTGTGCAGGTCTGTCTTCCACCCTGAACACACGGGAGGGGGGAGCAGCGCTGaacctggagagagagaaagctcTGCGGGTTCAGCTGGAGCAGCAGCTGAGAGAACGAGTGTCCGAGATGATGAATCTCCAGACCAGGACAGACACAGAGAGGAGTGAGCTCAACATCAG GTTATCAGAGTCAGTGCGAGAGGTGGAGAGACTAAAGGGACAAattgaagagagagacagagaaattgTTGTACATATGAGGAGGCTTGTG GAACAGAGTGGTAACGATGAGACTGACATGCAGGTGATGAGAGCTCACACTGCGATGCTGACAGACACCCTGCGAGACATCGCTCAG ACGGTGTTGTCTGATGGAGAGTCGTCATCAGAGGCGGACCAGGACAACTCTGGAGCTCCACTGCTAGCGTTGGTGCGGGGCTTCTCCCCCCACCGCTCCTCCTCTCCCCGCAGGTCGTCCTCCCCCTCTCGACCCTCCTCTCTGGCTCCCCTTTCTGAGGCAGGGCTGTCAGCTTTGTGCTCTGCAGTCGCAAACAAGACACTCCAGCTGCAG GATGTTCGAGGGCGTCTGCTCTCTGCTCAGTCTTCGGTTCATCAGTTGCGCAAGCAGCTTTCGGAGACTGATCTGGCAAAAAAAGATGCCGAACAGCGCAACCAAGCtctgcagagagagagggatgctgctcagagagagagggagaccacacagagagagaaggagCGTCTGAAGCAGGAGAGGGACACGCTGGCCAG TGAGAAGGTGAGCCTGGAGAAGACGGTGCAGACGGCACAGAGCAGCAACCAGATCCTGCAGATGGAGTGTGAGAAGCTCCAGCTGAGCGAGGCGTCCAcacagcgagagagagatcatgagagggaggagaaggaggccgCCACGCAGGAGAGAGAGCGGGCCAAGGCCGAGACTCAGAGGAT ACAAAAGCAGTTGGATCAGAGTGAGAGTCGGGCCTCCGCTCAGCGTGGGAAGCTGTCTGCAGTGAGCGAGTCTCAACAGCAGGTGGAGGTTGAGCGGCAGCTGCTGCAGCAAGAGAAAGCCCAACTGTCTGACGCACTGGCTCGG GCTGAGGGCAGTAACGCAGAGCTCTCCCTGCTGATAAACAAGCTGCAGTCTGAGGACGCAGCTCTCAGAGACTCTCTGGCCAAGATGGGAAGCATGAACGAGGGGCTGGCCCAGGACAAAACTGACTTAAACAGATACATTCTCAAG CTGGAGGAAGAGAAGGCTCTCCTGCAGGCTCAGAAACGGGAGGCGGAGCAGGAGAGGTTGACCATCAGAGATGAGCTGGTCCGGTTGGAGCAGGACCGGATGGAGCTGGACTCCGCCCGCATCATGCTGCATCAATCACTGCAGGAGGCAGAGCTGAGCCGGGGGGGGATGGAGGCAGAGCTCCAGACTCTCAGGACTGAGAGATTTAAGCTGCAGGAGAAAGTTACCCAG CTTTGTGGCGAGGTGACCTCTCTGGGATCAGAGCTGAGTCTGGCCAGAGGCGAGGGCGAGAGGAACGAGGTGGCGTTAGAGGAGGTGGGTCGTGGGCGGGCAGAACTGACCCGAGACAAAGCTGCACTGGTGGTCCAGCTGACGGCGTCCGAGAGAGAAAACACGGTGCTGTCAGAGGAGCTGGCTGCTTTCAG GTCGGAGCGTGAGTCCCTGGAAACCAGCCTGTTCGAGGTGCAGCAGCAGCTCCTTCAGGTGGAGTCTCGCAGAGAGCAGCTGGAGACAGAGAACCAAAACCTTCGAGTTCGCTGTGAGACCGCAGCAG CTGACCTGAAGCGTGTGCGCTCCGATGGGGAGAAAATGTCGGCTCAGGCTGAGCGGGAGAAACAGGCTCTGAAGCAGACCCTACATGCTGCACAGCTGGAGGCCCAGCAGGCTTTACGCAAGGCCATCTCTGAACACCAGGAGGAGACGGAGAGACTGGTCTCAGAAAAG GAAGTGGTGCGGCAGAGTCTGCTGAAGGAGCAGGAGTGCGCTCTGAGGAGGCTCAGAGAGGAGACGGAGGAGCAGCTCCACagagcagagagagaaagagaggagctgcagggagagCTGAGGAGTCTGCAGCACGACCGAGATCAGAGCCTGCTGCAGGCAGAGAGCGAGAAACAGCAG GCCCTTTCTCTGAAGGAGGCAGAGAAAAGTGTGTTGTCTGAGAGGGCGTCCTCCCTGCAGGCGGAGCTGTCAGTGGCAGGCCTGGAGGTCGAGCGGATGTCAAGAGAAGCCTCTCTTTCCAAAGAGCAGGAGCAG ATTAGAGTCGGGGCTCTCACCAGCGAGCTGCTGGAGATTCGCTCTCAGCTGGAAGATGCAGCTTCTGTTCATGAAAGGGAACTCCAGAGTCTGAGGGAGACTTGTGCTGACCTTCAGTCTCGCACTGATGTGGCTTTCAAAGAG CTGGACCAGTGCAGAGCTTCTCTCGCAGCTAACCAGCAGAGTCGAGACCAGCTGAGGCGGGACCTGTTGGACAGCGAGCGGCGTTTCAACCAAACTCAGGACGCTGCAGAGATCATCAGAAGAGACGGGACGGAGTTCCGGCGCAGCCTCACTGACGTCACCAAGGAGAGAGACACACTCGGCCAGTCCAATACTCATCTGAGAGAAGCTCTACGAAGTGCAGAAACAGAGAGGATCAG TGTGAAACGCCAGTGTGAGGAGAAGGAGCAGAGGGTGGCTGTGCTGGAGGGAAACCTGTCCTCCACTCAGAAGGAGGTGACGGAGCTGCGCAGCTGCCTGAGGGAAGTCGAAAGGTCACGACTTGAAGCTCGGCGAGAACTCCAGGAGCTCCGCAGACAG CTGAAGGTTCTGGATGCAGAgaaggaggagagagggagggaggtggCCGAGCTGCAGACTCGCCTGTCGCTGGAGGagcaaagagaggaggagagagggaaaGAAGTTTTTATCCACAAACAGAAGTTAATTGAAGCTGAAACAGCTCGAGACTCCTTCAAGAAAGAG CTCTCCTTGACTCATAAGCGTCTGCTGGAGTCTGAGTCAGGCTGGCGAGGCTGTGAGAGAGAGCTGACGGCTCAGCTGCAGGAGGCGCGAGGCTGCGAGAAGAAGCTGCAGGATGAAGCCAAGAACCTGGCCCTGCGCGCTGTGGCGGCTCAGGACTCTGCGGCTCAGAGCAGCCTGCAGCTGAGCGAGGCTCAGGGCCGTCTGGCCGGCACCGAGGCCGAGCTGACCCGGGCCGAGGCCTCCAGGAGGGACTTGGAGTATCGTCTGAGCAGCCTTCAGTCGGCGCTGACGCGGACGCTGGGCATCGGGGCCGGGGGCAGGGGGGGCCGGGGGAGGAGCCCGGGGGGGAGCGCCACATCACCAGGCACTATGTCGCGCCACCACAGCATCTCACCTCTCAGGTCCTCACTGACGCCTCCGAAAG AATTTCGAGGAAGCACTCCTGACAATACCTTGAGCTCAGTGTCTCCGGAGAGAGGGAACACACCGCTGCCTGGTCCTCAGCATGAGCTGGACCCCGACACACTGCGAAGTGATTTGAGGGACTTCCTGCTGGAGCTGCGTGAggctcagagagagagg GATGACGCTCAGTGCCAGCTGGGGGCCGTGCAGCGGGAGCTGGAGGAGCTGAGGCTGGAACGAGACTCTGCTCTGGGTCGTCTCACTCACCTGCAAAACACCTGTCAGGAACACCAAGAAG GGAAGCGTGGACTGGACGAGCGTCTGACCACCACTCAGATTTtgctgcagcagcaggaggaggcggtgaggagaggggacagagagaggagagCTCTCAGCGACAGAGTGAAGGATTTAGAGCGAGCGCTGCAGGCCTCTGAGCAGGATAAAAAACatacacag GATCAGTTGAATAAGCAGCGTGCGGCTGAGATGCGTCTGGAGGCCGAGAGGAGGCGTCTGCGGGAGGCGCTGGAGGCAGCCGAGGCCCGAGCCACCAGGGTGGAGCTGGCGAGGCGAGGCCTGGAGGGGGAGCTGCAGAGACTCAAACTGAGTGTGGGGGACCGGGAGGCGGACAGCCAGGTCGCCCTGCAGCACCATGAGGCTCTCCTGAAACAG GTGGCAGAAGGAGAAGCCCGTGTGTctctgctgcagagggaggTGGAGAGGCTGAGCCAGGCTCTGCTCAAAGCTCAGGAAGGAGAGTCTTTACTCAAAGAGACGACCTCTTCCCTCAAAAAGACCCTCCAGGAGGCTTCATCTTCTCACAGCGGCACACAGAGTCGCCTGAACGCTCTGCAGAAGACGCTGAGCGCGACTGAGCAGGACAAAAGGCTTCTACAG GAGCGGATGGATGAAGCCCGGGCGGCACTATCGGAGGGCAAAAGGAACGTGGTCATCCTCACTGAGCATGTGCAAAGTTTGCAGAGTGAGCTGGAACAGAGCAAGCTGAGACGAGAAGAAGCGGAGGCCGAGCTCAACAACACTCAAAAG GCTCTTTGTCAGCGCTCTGTCGGTGTGGCAGAGGCTCAGCGCGGCGCCCAGTCGGCTCAGACAGAGCGGACCGCTGTGGAGGAGCGGCTGCGTGGGCTGCAGCGAGCCGTGGCCATGCTCGAGACCGAGAAAAAAGATGCAGAGAGACAAGCTGTGAGGCTGGAGAAAGACAAGGACGCACTGAGGAGTACACTGGATAAG GTTGAGCGTCAGAAGCTGAAGACTGAGGAAGGCAGTATGCGGCTCTCTGCGGAGAAAAGCCGCTTGGACCGCTCTCTGAACACCACGGAGCAGGAGCTGCAGGACGCACAGCAACAGATCCTGATGCTGCAG ACTCAGCTGGCTGAGACAGAGCAGTCACAGAATCTGTGTGAGAGTTTTGCGAGGCAGCGGGACGAGGCCCAGCGGGAGGCGGAGAGACTCAGGACGAGCTTCAGGGACGTGGAGCACACGCTGGGCACCAGAGAGCGAGCTCACCGACACAGAGTGAAGGGCCTGGAGGAGCAG